The sequence TGCTCGGTATCCGCTGGTTCGACTGCACGGTGACCGGCATGGAAGCGCACGCCGGCCCGACGCCGATGGCGCTGCGCAAGGACGCGCTGCAGGTCGCCACCCTGCTGATGCAGGACGTGGTGGCCAGCGCGCACCGCCACGCGCCGCACGGGCGCGGCACCGTGGGCATGGTGCAGGTGTTTCCGAACAGCCGCAACGTGATTCCGGGCCGGGTGAAGTTCAGCATCGACCTGCGCAACGCCACCGACGCGCTGGTCGATGAAATGGCCGACGAGGTCAAGGCCTACGCGGCCGAACTGAGCGAGGAAATGGGCCTGCCCATCCACATCGAGCTGGTGTCGAGCTACCCGGCGCAGGGTTTCAACCCCGGCTGCGTCGATGCCGTGGCCCAGGCCGCCCACAAGCTCGGTTACTCAAGCATGCCGGTGGTCTCCGGCGCCGGCCACGACGCGGTGTACATGGCCCAGCTGGCCCCGGCAGGCATGATCTTCATCCCGTGCAAGGACGGCATCAGCCACAACGAGATCGAGGACGCCAAGCCCGAGCACATCACGGCCGGGTGCAATGTGCTGCTGCACGCGATGCTGGAGCGGGCTGGGGTTTGACAGCGTCATCCTTTAGCGTTTGGGAAAGTATTTGCTGCGAAAGTGTTGGTGCTTAATCGGCCGTCTCAAAAACAAAAACGGCTCACAACTTCGAGCTGATTTTTTTCGTCACTGTGGTTTATGCTGTATTTAAATTTATTTACAACCTAAACGGCGCGAGGCATCATTCCCTTCACATTCATGGAGGGCATACCTTGGCTAGACCAACATTCAAAATCGACCAGAAACGGCTGCGTAGTTTGCGGCAGGAATCGCCGCTGACCCAGCTCGAAGTGGCGAGACAGGCTCACGCTATTTTGGGGAAATCCACCAAAACGGCTGACGCGACCATCCTCAGCAGTTACCAGCGCATTGAACGAACCGGCAACACGAGCAAGGTAATGGCTGCTGCCGTGGCGCAGGTTTTTGAAACCACGGTTGAAATACTTCAAGGTGGAAACGTGCCGGAAGATTCTGCGGATGTTGTCAGCCGGATTGAGCAGCAACTCCGTGAACAGAAAAAGTCGGGAAGTAACCTTGCGCTTCAGCGTGCTCTTGTTCAGCACGTCGAAACGTATTCCGGGACAACCAACGAAGACGATTGCATGCGTGACTTCGCTGAAGACATTGGCGCGCAAATTGAGGTTGCCCAGATCGGCCAGAATTCAAGCGAAATCGCACGGCTTGCGGAGTTGACGGGCTGGTCAGCGGAGCAGTTGCAACAGCCGGACGGTGTCCATGGGCATTGGCTGTTACTCACTTCGGTGTATGGCTCACGGGAAACAGAAATCGTTCTGGGTGTTAGCGCGGTAATGTATCGAATCCGCGAAACTGTTGGAAAGTGGGCGAAATGGCCGCAAAGCGATGTTCGCATCACCCTGCGTCGTTCACTTCCCTGGTTTCACGTTGACATAGTCCATCCGTGTATTAAGCATCGACGCTTGACATTCAGTTTTGTTCGATGCCGGCCGGAGGTCAGCGGTTTGAAATGGGTCAATCCAACCTGGCGAGATCAATTCTGGCTTGAAGAACCATTGCAAAACTGGGCATTCAGCAATACAAATTTTTTCACCGGCTTCGATGGAAAGGTCATGCCTGAAGATGTTCGCCGATTGAGGTTTCGAGTGCTAGAACGTGTTGCCAAGGGTGAACCTCAACGTGTGGCGTATGTAAAAAGCGATCTGAAAGAAGAGTTGCCGGAACAAAACTTTCAAAGTTTCAAGTCAGAGGGAAATAGTCACTCTCTTGCGATCAATTGGCTTGGCAATGGCTTGGCACGAGCTTTGGCACCACATCTGACCGCCTATCCGCCTGAATGCTGGAAGATCAGGCCTGGCACTTGCCATATCGCCATCCTGCTCGACATACCGTACAAGTTGGTGCGCGCAAACCTGGATCTTGTTTACAGCAACGGCATCAGGTACAGCATCGACCTCGTCGAAGAAACTTCGCCCGGTGTCTATCAATCTGCCCCGTGGCGGGATGACAGTGTTGCCCAAGTCAGCAGCCTGCTCGAAAACGACATGCTTCAAAAGCGCGATGGCCTTGACCACGAAGAGGCGCTGCAGTTTGTGAGCCTGCCGGCCTCACCAAACTAAATCACCACAAGTTCCTGAGTTGCGCGGGCGGTGCTCCGGGTTCGCGCAACTTCCTCAAAATTCCGGGGTGCAAGGAAAAACTATGTTCATGAAACTCGAAAACGGCCCCAGCGAAACAGGCAAGCCATCCGGCGGTGGTCGCGGCAACAACCCGCCACGGAAGTAATTAGGCAGGGGAAATACAGGGTTTGCTTTTAGCTGTCAGACAGATGCCAATCTATCTGCTGATGTGCCAAAAACATCCTTGTATTTGCTCCCGCCATCAAATTATTCAAACAATTATTACCAGACATTAATTTCAAAATTGGAGAATTCAAATGGGCAGAACCGCCAACGATGATCGCAGTGACAGCATGAACCCAAACAACGATGCTTACGACGCAGGCATGGACAACCATGCCAACCAGCTCAACCCCAATAACGATGCTTATCAGGGGGCCAATGATGATGACGAGATGGACCAGGGGGATTGCTTTGAACATGGCCGAGATTGAATCCACCATGCATTCAAAGAACACAGCCATATTCAAACCCCTTGCCATTGCCGTCCTGGCAGCGTCTCTATTCGTTCTGGGCGCCTGTGGTTCCACGGGGCCGAAATACCGCAATGTTGGGTCTTACAGTGAGGGTTTGGCTCCTGTACAGGCCAGCGCCGGGAGGTGGGGGTTTATTAACGAGCGCCAAGAATGGGTTATCCAACCCGGTTTGAAGATGCCAGGGCATTTCAAGCTGGAAAAGCCGCCGTAAAACATAATGGAAAATGGGGCTTCATCAATAAACGGGGCGATTGGCTATGACCCATTAAACAAGAGTCAAGCTTTAGGAAATCGCATGGAATACGGCTCCAGCGCACGTTACACCTGCACATTCAGCTACTTATTTCATAGCAAACAAAAACCCCGCAACAGCAGCGCCACCCCACACCCGGCCATCCGCGCATGGGCTTGCGGCGCAAGCCCCGGCCACACGCGCCATGCGCAGCGGCCGCCCCACCGCATGGCACTGCTTTTGCTGCAGTGACTGCGCGCGCCATGCAGCCGTATGGTTTGTCGCTGTTGCTGCAAGGAATCCTGGATGACCGCTCCCGCCGCCTCGCCCCTAACCGAAGACCACCTTGCCCGGCTCGTGCAAGTGTTTTATGAGCGCGCCCGCGCCCATCCCGGACTTGGGCCGCTGTTCAACACGGCCGTGGCCGATTGGGAACACCACCTGGGCATCGTGCAGGACTTCTGGTCGCACGCCCTGCTCGGGACACAACGCTACACAAGCCACCCGTACCCGGTGCATCTGGGCCTGCCCATCCGGCGCGAGCATTTCGGGCAGTGGCTGGACCTGTTCCGCCCCGCCGCGCTGGAAACGCTGCCCGGCGACGCCGCAGCGCGGGCCATTGCGCAGGCCGAACTCATGGCCGCGAGCTTTCGCGCCGGGCTGTTTCCTTTCGATCCGCTGCACGCGCCCTGAGCCAAGCACTCCAGGCGCTCCAGGCGCGCCGGCTTCGCGTCACATCTCGAAACGCCAGAGTTCGGGCAACTGCCGCCGGTAGCGCCGCAGCTCCTGCCCCGCCGGCGGCAGCCAGGCTTCGATGACCGTCCAGACCAGCGCGCGGGCTTTGGCGTCGCGTGGCGGCAGGTGTTCGCCCAGTTCCACCCAGCTTTCCCAGTCCACCCGGGGCATTTGCCCGCGCACGTCTTCGGGCAGGTTGCGGGCGGTGTCGGCCATGTGGCGCAGGTGTTTTTCCACCTCGGGCCGGGCCAGGCGCGAGGCTTCGTACTGCGCCTGGCTGGCATCGCCCACCAGCACCTGAATGGCCCAGCCGGCTTCAAAGAAGTTGGCCAGCAGCGAGGCGACGTAAAGATTGTTCGAAGTGGCGTTCATGCGCGGGTTCCTGACAGCGTGGTTTCACATGAAAGCACGCATCAGGCCAACAGGCCGCAGCCGCGCAGCAGCAGTTGCACGACATGCCCGGTGGCGCGCGCATGGGCTTCGGGCGCCAGGCTGGGCGCCCCGGCACGGCGCTGATACGCTATTGGTTTGTGATCTTCTTGCGCCCGCCCCTATTGCGCAAAAGGCATTTTGCGGTGTTTCAAGGCTTTCGCGCACGTCCGCATTGCGAAAACAGCTATTTATTTGATAGCGTTTCGGATGGCGAGACGCGCCTGATCGAGGCGCTTCGATCTTCGGCGGGCAAGGTCACTTTTGACTGGCCGGGAAGCGGCTCTTTCAGCGTTTGGCAGGGGATTTGCCGCGAAGAGTCAGGCCCGTTGGCGCCTCAGTTCTTCTCCGGCATTGCGGAAGAGTGGTGACTTGTGATCAACCACTGCTTTCCGTCCCACCTGTAGGTGTAGGTGTAGCGAGCCTTGACTTGAGCACCCGTGGCGCCAAAGGTGAAGGTATAAAGTCCGGCATCGACCGCGGTGTTGCAGCCCATCTCGATGGTTCTTGAATCGATCTTGCCGACGGGCTTGTTTTCGAGGAAGTGATGGAAATAGTCCTCCTTCTCGGCCGCCGTGAGTCGCGGCTGGTTCGATACGGTCGGAAGCAGGATGGAGCGGTCGGCGTAGTTGGCGACAACCTGGTGCGGATCGCCGGTTTGCAGCGACCGATTCCATCGGTCAAACAAAGCCGCGATTTCCTGCTCATTGCTTGCCCTGCAAACCTCTGTTCGTGCTGGCGCGGTTTCAGACCCGGATGGGGCTGACGCGCAACCTGAAAGAACGGCGGCGAGCACTGCTGACAGAACATAGGGATTTCTCATGGGCGATCCTCGAATGGAGATTGAAAAATGTCGGCGCCTGGCGAACCCGCTGCATCACGAAAGTCCGTTCAGGCGCAAAGCAGCCGGTCGCCAGAACAGGTCGCTCAGCCATCCCCTCAAATCTGAACAGGAGGGAATCCATGCGGAACACGCTGCATCAACTTGAGGATAGATTTTGGCCCAGCCGTGCCGCCTCTATCGCGGCGATGTCGATCTTTTTCATGCTCATCATCGCGTCGAACACGCGCTTGGCCGCCGCACGATCAGGGCCGGACAGCGCCGTGGTGAGGGCGCGCGGGGTGATCTGCCATGACAGGCCCCATCGGTCCTTGCACCAGCCGCACGCGCTTTCCTGGCCGCCATTGCCGACGACCGCGTTCCACAAGCGGTCGGTCTCAAGCTGGTCGTCGGTCGCGATTTGAAAAGAGAAGGCCTCGCTGTGCTTGAAGTGCGGGCCGCCGTTCAGCCCGATGCAGGGGATTCCGGCGACGGTGAACTCGACCGTCAGGACATCGCCCTGCTTGCCGTCGGGATAGTCGCCCGGGGCGCGGAGGACGGCGCCGACGGCGCTGTCGGGGAAAGTCTGGGCATAGAAGTTCGCGGCGTCAACGGCGCCGCCCTCGTACCACAGACAGATCGTGTTCTTGCTGGTCATTTCGTGTCTCCTGAAGCGTTGATCACCCGGCATCCGCCGCCGTCCCAACCACTCCAATCGTACGCATCGCGGGATTTCGGTCAGTCGGAGGGGACTGATGCCGTTGTAGGGATCCGCCGATGCCGCACACGCCTGCGGCGGGCGCGGGCCGCTCGACAGACCCGGCGCGCCAGGATGGCACCGATACGCTATTGATTCATGAGCTGCCTGCGCCCGTCCTTATTGCGCAAAAGGCAGTTTTCATCATCAAAACCCGGTTCAGCAAGCCGCCACGTTGCGCACCGGCAGCGCCAGCAGCCCGCGATAGACCGGATTGCTCCCCCACTGCGGCGCGGCGCCGGCCAGGCACAGCCCCGGCCAGCGCCGCAGCACCTGGCCAAACACGATTTCGGCTTCCATCAGCGTGAGCGCCGCGCCGATGCAGACATGCGCGCCGGAGCCGAAGGACATCGAGCCGCCGTCGCGCCGGGCGATGTCGAGCCGGTCGGGCTGCGCATAGCGCGCCGGGTCGCGGTTGGCGGCGCCTATCAGCGGCAACACCAGGTCGCCCCGGCGCAGCAGCTGGCCGTGCAGCACCAGCTCGGTCGTCACGCGGCGGCCGGTGTACTGCACCGGGCTGTCGTAGCGCAGCAGCTCGCGCACCGCGCCGGGCAGCAGTTCGGGCGATTGCTGCAGCTTTTGCCACTGCGCCGGATGGCTGAGCAGCGCCTGCAGGCCGTTGCCCAGCAGGTTGCGCGTGGTCTCGTGGCCGGCGAACAGCAGCATCGCGCATTGCGCCAGCAGCTCAGGCCCGCCCTCGATCTCGCCGGCGGCTTCGGCCAGCACCAGGCGGCTCACCAGGTCGTCGCCGGGCGCCTGGCGCCTGCGCGGCAGCAGCGCCTCGAAATAGCGGCACATCGCCAGCAGGCTGGCCTGGGCGCGCCGCGCCTGCTCGCGCCCGGGCTGCGCGGCGCCGATGAAGGTCGCCAGGTCGTCCGACCAGACCATGAAGTCGTCCTGCGCAGAAGCCTCGATGCCCATGAGCCGGGCAATCACGCGCACCGGCAGCGGGCGGGCCACGGCCTGCATGAAGTCAAACGGGGTGTTGCCGGTATTCCTGGCGCTGGCGGCTTCGGCGCGGTCGAGCAGCTCGCCCACCGCCTGCTCGATGTACGGCGCCAGGCCGCGGATCACCTCGGGGCGAAAGCCCGCGTTGAGCACCTTGCGGATGCGCGTGTGGTCGGGCGCGTCGAGGAACAGCAGCGCGCGCGAAAACAGCTTTTGAAAGCTGCTCAGCTCGCCCGGCGCGTCCTCGCGGTCCTTGACCCAGGCGCCGGTTCGCTGCGCGGAAAAGCGCGGGTCCTTCAGCACCTTCTCGACATCGGCATGGCGCGTGAGCAGCCAGGCGCCGCCGAAGAACTCGTCGCTCCAGTGAATCGGCCCGGCCTCGCTGAGCGCGCGGTAAGTTGGGTAGGGGTCGGCGAGGAAGGCCGCATCCACGATGGGGCGGCCGAGCGCGCCGGCCGGCGGCGTCAGGACGGCATTCATCAGCCTTGCACCGTGGCGGCGGGGCGCTCGCCCTGCACCTTCAGGCCCAGGCGCGCGAACAGCTGGCGGTCCTTGTCGGCCTGCGGGTTGCTGGTGGTCAGCAGCCGGTCGCCGTAGAAGATCGAGTTGGCGCCGGCCATGAAGCACAGCGCCTGCAGGGCTTCATCCATCTGCTCGCGCCCGGCCGACAGCCGGACCATGGTGCGCGGCATGGTGATGCGCGCCACGGCAATCGTGCGAACGAACTCGAACGGGTCCAGCGGCGGCGTGTCGGCCAGCGGCGTGCCTTCGACCGCCACCAGGTTGTTGATCGGCACCGACTCCGGATACGGCTCCAGGTTGGCCAGCTGCGCGACCAGCCCGGCGCGCTGCGCACGGCTTTCGCCCATGCCGACAATGCCGCCGCAGCAGACGTTGATGCCCGCGCCGCGCACATTCTCCAGCGTGTCGAGCCGGTCCTGGTAGGTGCGGGTGCTGATGATGCTGCCGTAGAACTCGGGCGAGCTGTCGAGGTTGTGGTTGTAGTAGTCGAGGCCCGCGTCTTTCAAGGCCTGCGCCTGCTCGGCCTCCAGCATGCCCAGCGTCATGCAGGTTTCCAGCCCCAGGCCGCGCACTTCGCGCACCATCTCGGTGACGCGCTCCATGTCGCGCTCTTTCGGGCGGCTCCAGGCCGCGCCCATGCAAAAGCGCGTCGCGCCCTGGTCCTTGGCGGCCTGCGCGGCGGCCATCACCTCGTCGAGCGCCATCAGCTTGCTGGCCTTCACCTCGGTTTCGAAATGGGACGATTGCGGGCAGTAGCCGCAGTCCTCGGCGCAGCCGCCGGTCTTGATCGACAGCAGCGTCGAGAGCTGCACCTGGTTGGCGTCGAAGTTCGCGCGGTGCACCTGCTGGGCGCGAAACAGCAGGTCCATGAAGGGCAAGGCGTACAGGGCTTCGATGTCGGCGACGCGCCAGCGCTGCGGCGCGGCGGCGGCATCCGGGCGGGCCGGCAGGGAGGAACGCAGCGTGGACAGGGGAATGGTGGTGATGGAGGTCATGGATTGGTTTTCAGCAAAATGAATGAAAAACGCTCAGCGGGGGCTGAGCAGCTTGGCCAGCGCGGCGCTGTCCAGATGAGCGGCAATATACGCCGGCCCGGGCACGGCCAGCCGGGGAACCACGCCCAGGCACGGCGCCTGGTGGCGGCGCATCAGTTCATGGCGCAGGCTGGCCAGGTTGCCTTCGCTGTGCGCCATCGACGGATCAATGGTATTGGCAATCCAGCCCGCCAGCGCAAGGCCCCGGCTTTGAATCGCTTCGGCCGTCAGCAGGGCGTGGTTGATGCACCCCAGCCGAAGCCCGACCACCAGGATGACCGGCAGCCCCAGGGCGACTGCCAGGTCGGCCGTGTCCCATGCGTCGTCAAGCGGCACGCAAAAGCCGCCGACGCCTTCGACCACCAGCACATCGGTGCGACTGGCCAGCGCCTGCGCGTGCCGGACCAGCCCGGGGCCGTCGATCCGGCGGTTTTCCAGCGCGGCGGCGATGTGCGGCGCGCAGGCGGCCTCGAACTGCAGCGGCCCGACTTCGGCGTCGGTGAGCGGCACGGAGCCGGCCTGGCGCAAGGCCTGCACGTCGTCGTTGATGCGCTGGCCGTCGATGAGCGCTGTTCCTGCCGCCACGGGCTTCAAGCCCGCGCTGCGCCAGCCTTGCTGCGCGCACCAGTGCAGCAGCGCCGCGCTGATGCAGGTCTTGCCGATGTCGGTGTCGGTGCCGGTGATGAAGCAGCCGTGCAGCGCAGGAGCAAGCGTCATGGCTGCGCTCCGGCCAAGTCCTTGCCAGCCTGCGCCAGGGCATCGACGAGCTGCCGCACATCGTCCGCGCTGTGGGACGCGCTGAGCGTGATGCGCAGCCGGGCGGTTCCCGCCGGCACGGTGGGCGGGCGGATGGCCGGCACCCACAGGCCCTGCGCATCGAGCGCTGCCGCCAGCGCCAGCGCGGCTTCGTTGCTGCCGACGATCAGTGGCTGGATTGCGGTGCTGGAGTCCGCCAGATGCCAGCCAAGCGCCGGCTGCGCGGCGATCAGCTCGGCGAGCTGGCTGCGCAGCTGGCTGATCAGCTGCTGCAGTTGCTTGCGCCGCTGGTCGCCTTCCGTCCCGCCAATCAGCCGCAGGCTTTCGCGCAGCGCATGGGCCACGGCAGGCGGCGCGGCGGTGGTGTAGATGTACGGCCGGGCGGTCTGCACCAGCCAGTCGATGATGCTTGGATGCGCGGCGACAAAGGCGCCACCCACACCGGCCGCCTTGCCCAGGGTGCCCATGCAGATCAGGCGCTCGCTGCACAGGCCGAAGTGCGACAGGCTGCCCCGGCCCTCTTCGCCCAGCACGCCAAAGCCATGCGCATCGTCCACCACCAGCCAGGCGTCGAAGCGCTCGGCCAGCGCGAGCAACTCGGGCAGGTCGGCCACATCACCGTCCATGCTGAACACGGCGTCGGTAACGATCAGCTTGATGGGCGTGTCGCAGGCCGCCAGCTGGCGCGCCAGCACCGCCAGGCTCTTGTGGGCGTAGCGCTGCAGGGTCGCCTTGGCCAGCAGCGCGCCATCGACCAGCGAGGCGTGGTTGAGCTTGTCGGCAAAAATCGTGGCGTTGGCGCCGCCCAGCGCGGTCAGCAGCGCCAGATTGGCCATGTAGCCGGTGCAAAAATACAGCGCCTGCGCGTTGGGGATGCACGGCGCCAGCCAGGCCGCCAGATCGGCTTCAAGCGCGGCATGGGCCTCGGAATGGCCGCTGATCAGGTGCGAGGCGCCGCTGCCCGCGCCGTAAAGCTGGGCACCTTCGGCCAGCGCCCGGACCAGCGCCGGGTGGTTCGCCAGGCCCAGGTAGTCGTTGCTGCAGAACGCCAGCAGGTCGCGCGCCGGCTGGCCGCGCTGGCTGACCCGCTGGCGCGGCGCGCACGGCGACTCGGCGATGCGGCGCTGGCGCGTGAGGCCTTGCGCCTCGCGCTCACGCAGTTGGTGGTTCAGGTAGTCGATCAGCATCATCAAGCCTCTGGTTGAGAACGTCGTCAAGGGTCGCCAGCACGCGTCCGGCCAGCCAGACCGACAAGCCTTCGTCCAGCAGGTAGGGCGGCATCAGGTACACGGTGCGACCGATGGGCCGGATCAGCAGCTCGCGCGCCCGGCCGGCGAGGTGAAAGCGTTCGGCGAAACGAAAGCCGGCGAAGGGCTCGCGCACGTCGAAGGCCCAGATCATGCCGATCTGGCGGAAGTGTTCGATGCGCGCATCGGCGCGCAGCGGCGCCAGCGCGGCGGTCAACAGCGCGGCCTGCTGCCGATTGCGCGCCAGCACGCCGTCGTGCTCGAAGCGGTCGAGCACGGCCAGCGCGGCGCGGCAGGCCAGCGCGTTGCCGGTGTAGGAGTGCGAATGCAAAAAGCCGCGCGCCACGTCGTCGTCGAGGAAGGCCTCGTAAATGCTGTCGCGCGACAGCACCAAGGAGAGCGGCAGGTAGCCGCCGCTGATGCCCTTGGACAGGCAGACCAGGTCGGGCCAGATGGCGGGCTGGCCCGGCAGCGCGGCCTGCTCGAAGGCAAAAAAGCTGCCAGTGCGCCCGCAGCCCACGGCAATCTCGTCGGCGATCAAGGTCACTTCGTACTCGTCGCACAGCGCGCGGGCGGCGCGCAGGTAGGCGGGGTCATGCATCGCCATGCCGGTCGCGCCCTGCACCAGGGGTTCGAGAATCAGGGCTGCGATGTGCTCGTGGCGCCCGGCCAGCAAAGCCTGCAACTCGGCGGCGGCGCGCTGCGCGACATCGGCGGCGCTCTGGCCCGGCAGCGCCTGGCGGGCGTCTGGCGACATCACCTGGTGCGAACGCATCAAGAGCGGGTCGTAGGCGTCGCGAAACACCGCCACATCGGTGACGGCCAGCGCGCCCAGCGTCTCGCCGTGGTAGCCCTGGCGCAGGCAGACGAACTCGCGCTTGGTGCTGCGGCCCCGGTTGCGCCAGTGGTGAAAGCTCATCTTCAGCGCAATCTCGACCGCCGAAGCGCCGTCGCTGGCGAAAAAGCAGTGGCCCAGCACGCCGCCGGTCAGCGCCGACAGCCGCTCGGCCAGCTCGACCGCCGGCGCGTGGGTGCAGCCGGCCAGCATCACATGCGGCAGGCGGTCGAGCTGGTCCTTCAGCGCGGCGTTGATGCGCGCGTCGGCATGGCCGAACAGGTTGACCCACCAGGAGCTGCTGGTGTCGAAGTAGCGCCGGCCGGCGTCGTCAATGAGCCAGGCGCCTTCGCCGCGCACGATGGCCAGCGGCGGAACGGCCATGGCGCGCTGCATCTGCGTGCAGGGGTGCCAGACGGCCTT comes from Polaromonas naphthalenivorans CJ2 and encodes:
- the bioD gene encoding dethiobiotin synthase — its product is MTLAPALHGCFITGTDTDIGKTCISAALLHWCAQQGWRSAGLKPVAAGTALIDGQRINDDVQALRQAGSVPLTDAEVGPLQFEAACAPHIAAALENRRIDGPGLVRHAQALASRTDVLVVEGVGGFCVPLDDAWDTADLAVALGLPVILVVGLRLGCINHALLTAEAIQSRGLALAGWIANTIDPSMAHSEGNLASLRHELMRRHQAPCLGVVPRLAVPGPAYIAAHLDSAALAKLLSPR
- a CDS encoding WG repeat-containing protein, which translates into the protein MGYPTRFEDARAFQAGKAAVKHNGKWGFINKRGDWL
- a CDS encoding group III truncated hemoglobin → MTAPAASPLTEDHLARLVQVFYERARAHPGLGPLFNTAVADWEHHLGIVQDFWSHALLGTQRYTSHPYPVHLGLPIRREHFGQWLDLFRPAALETLPGDAAARAIAQAELMAASFRAGLFPFDPLHAP
- a CDS encoding cytochrome P450; this translates as MNAVLTPPAGALGRPIVDAAFLADPYPTYRALSEAGPIHWSDEFFGGAWLLTRHADVEKVLKDPRFSAQRTGAWVKDREDAPGELSSFQKLFSRALLFLDAPDHTRIRKVLNAGFRPEVIRGLAPYIEQAVGELLDRAEAASARNTGNTPFDFMQAVARPLPVRVIARLMGIEASAQDDFMVWSDDLATFIGAAQPGREQARRAQASLLAMCRYFEALLPRRRQAPGDDLVSRLVLAEAAGEIEGGPELLAQCAMLLFAGHETTRNLLGNGLQALLSHPAQWQKLQQSPELLPGAVRELLRYDSPVQYTGRRVTTELVLHGQLLRRGDLVLPLIGAANRDPARYAQPDRLDIARRDGGSMSFGSGAHVCIGAALTLMEAEIVFGQVLRRWPGLCLAGAAPQWGSNPVYRGLLALPVRNVAAC
- the bioB gene encoding biotin synthase BioB; this translates as MTSITTIPLSTLRSSLPARPDAAAAPQRWRVADIEALYALPFMDLLFRAQQVHRANFDANQVQLSTLLSIKTGGCAEDCGYCPQSSHFETEVKASKLMALDEVMAAAQAAKDQGATRFCMGAAWSRPKERDMERVTEMVREVRGLGLETCMTLGMLEAEQAQALKDAGLDYYNHNLDSSPEFYGSIISTRTYQDRLDTLENVRGAGINVCCGGIVGMGESRAQRAGLVAQLANLEPYPESVPINNLVAVEGTPLADTPPLDPFEFVRTIAVARITMPRTMVRLSAGREQMDEALQALCFMAGANSIFYGDRLLTTSNPQADKDRQLFARLGLKVQGERPAATVQG
- a CDS encoding SgcJ/EcaC family oxidoreductase; this translates as MRNPYVLSAVLAAVLSGCASAPSGSETAPARTEVCRASNEQEIAALFDRWNRSLQTGDPHQVVANYADRSILLPTVSNQPRLTAAEKEDYFHHFLENKPVGKIDSRTIEMGCNTAVDAGLYTFTFGATGAQVKARYTYTYRWDGKQWLITSHHSSAMPEKN
- a CDS encoding VOC family protein — encoded protein: MTSKNTICLWYEGGAVDAANFYAQTFPDSAVGAVLRAPGDYPDGKQGDVLTVEFTVAGIPCIGLNGGPHFKHSEAFSFQIATDDQLETDRLWNAVVGNGGQESACGWCKDRWGLSWQITPRALTTALSGPDRAAAKRVFDAMMSMKKIDIAAIEAARLGQNLSSS
- a CDS encoding ribonuclease HepT family protein, coding for MNATSNNLYVASLLANFFEAGWAIQVLVGDASQAQYEASRLARPEVEKHLRHMADTARNLPEDVRGQMPRVDWESWVELGEHLPPRDAKARALVWTVIEAWLPPAGQELRRYRRQLPELWRFEM
- the bioA gene encoding adenosylmethionine--8-amino-7-oxononanoate transaminase, whose product is MSHSTPVSAPHDLASRSVKAVWHPCTQMQRAMAVPPLAIVRGEGAWLIDDAGRRYFDTSSSWWVNLFGHADARINAALKDQLDRLPHVMLAGCTHAPAVELAERLSALTGGVLGHCFFASDGASAVEIALKMSFHHWRNRGRSTKREFVCLRQGYHGETLGALAVTDVAVFRDAYDPLLMRSHQVMSPDARQALPGQSAADVAQRAAAELQALLAGRHEHIAALILEPLVQGATGMAMHDPAYLRAARALCDEYEVTLIADEIAVGCGRTGSFFAFEQAALPGQPAIWPDLVCLSKGISGGYLPLSLVLSRDSIYEAFLDDDVARGFLHSHSYTGNALACRAALAVLDRFEHDGVLARNRQQAALLTAALAPLRADARIEHFRQIGMIWAFDVREPFAGFRFAERFHLAGRARELLIRPIGRTVYLMPPYLLDEGLSVWLAGRVLATLDDVLNQRLDDADRLPEPPTA
- the bioF gene encoding 8-amino-7-oxononanoate synthase, which translates into the protein MLIDYLNHQLREREAQGLTRQRRIAESPCAPRQRVSQRGQPARDLLAFCSNDYLGLANHPALVRALAEGAQLYGAGSGASHLISGHSEAHAALEADLAAWLAPCIPNAQALYFCTGYMANLALLTALGGANATIFADKLNHASLVDGALLAKATLQRYAHKSLAVLARQLAACDTPIKLIVTDAVFSMDGDVADLPELLALAERFDAWLVVDDAHGFGVLGEEGRGSLSHFGLCSERLICMGTLGKAAGVGGAFVAAHPSIIDWLVQTARPYIYTTAAPPAVAHALRESLRLIGGTEGDQRRKQLQQLISQLRSQLAELIAAQPALGWHLADSSTAIQPLIVGSNEAALALAAALDAQGLWVPAIRPPTVPAGTARLRITLSASHSADDVRQLVDALAQAGKDLAGAQP